In Candidatus Thermodiscus eudorianus, a single genomic region encodes these proteins:
- the menC gene encoding o-succinylbenzoate synthase, with product MTRSHPTPPSTAMMTTPFTEAPLRKPVKNPSRSTTMGLGRAGVPVHEIKLVRLYEVWMPLKAEFRTSFGATSLRPAILVEVVDEEGLSGWGEVVAGEGPWYSYETVWTAWHVIVDFLSKMLPGTADPGEFYERAKRVRGHNMAKAGIEMALWDLRARQEGVPLYRLIGGVRDQVSVGVSVGIKGSVEELLAAISGYLEAGYGRVKIKIKPGWDVGVVERVRREYPDLPLQVDANAAYTLLDAPHLKKLDDYDLLMIEQPFHYDDLLEHSDFQRMIKTPVCLDESIKSRREAVAALRLDSAKIINIKPGRVGGIIESLKIHEVWSMEAHRPVWIGGMLETGVGRGHLVALATLPGVRYPSDISASSRYYEEDIVDEPWELDGDSQIRVREKPGIGVDVDLERLQKYVKRTTTIKPETISNATSS from the coding sequence GTGACGAGGAGCCATCCAACCCCGCCGAGCACGGCGATGATGACCACGCCCTTCACAGAGGCCCCTCTCAGGAAACCAGTTAAGAACCCGAGTCGTTCAACCACTATGGGCCTGGGGAGGGCTGGAGTTCCTGTGCACGAGATAAAGCTCGTGAGGCTATACGAGGTATGGATGCCCCTGAAGGCGGAGTTCCGCACAAGCTTCGGAGCCACGTCCCTAAGACCAGCGATCCTAGTCGAGGTCGTGGATGAAGAGGGCTTAAGCGGGTGGGGCGAGGTCGTAGCGGGGGAGGGACCCTGGTACTCCTACGAGACGGTGTGGACGGCGTGGCACGTGATAGTAGACTTCCTGTCCAAGATGCTGCCCGGCACAGCAGACCCAGGGGAGTTCTATGAGCGCGCCAAGAGGGTTAGAGGCCATAACATGGCTAAGGCCGGCATCGAGATGGCCCTATGGGATCTACGGGCTCGCCAGGAGGGGGTCCCCCTCTACAGGCTCATCGGCGGCGTCCGGGATCAGGTCAGCGTAGGGGTTAGCGTGGGCATCAAGGGTAGCGTCGAGGAGCTGCTAGCGGCTATATCCGGGTACCTCGAAGCCGGGTACGGGAGGGTCAAGATCAAGATAAAGCCGGGATGGGACGTTGGTGTAGTCGAGAGGGTGAGGAGGGAGTACCCCGATCTCCCCCTGCAGGTGGATGCGAACGCCGCCTACACCCTCCTAGACGCGCCGCATCTGAAGAAGCTAGACGACTACGATCTACTCATGATAGAACAACCCTTCCACTACGACGACCTGCTTGAGCACTCGGACTTCCAGAGGATGATCAAGACCCCGGTGTGCCTCGACGAGAGCATAAAATCCCGGCGGGAAGCCGTAGCTGCTCTACGCCTGGACTCCGCCAAGATAATAAACATCAAGCCGGGTAGGGTGGGGGGCATAATAGAGTCCCTCAAGATCCACGAGGTATGGAGTATGGAAGCCCACAGGCCTGTCTGGATAGGTGGAATGCTTGAGACCGGCGTAGGCCGGGGACACCTCGTGGCGCTAGCCACGTTGCCAGGCGTGCGCTACCCCTCGGACATAAGCGCTAGTAGCAGGTACTACGAGGAGGACATCGTGGACGAGCCCTGGGAGCTAGACGGGGACTCACAGATAAGGGTCCGCGAGAAGCCGGGCATAGGAGTAGACGTGGACCTAGAGAGGCTACAGAAGTATGTGAAGAGGACCACGACAATCAAGCCAGAAACAATAAGCAATGCAACCTCCTCCTAG
- a CDS encoding N-glycosylase/DNA lyase gives MENAERIEELASILGKIGLQKILLIEETDPQLHAVTRVAGTHTTGWAAATAALTALVSYRLTMKGEEWWDCYARHFTETPMGKTPVDAANAVIGFLEKCPGAAIQREAKKKRVQRVVQGAGTELEILLRDPHRILKSGAWLTQALARALKQKTWNKTIAFAAKMAYYSVRGSLKEPHPAPWDVPMPIDLRISCITYTSGLLEASSYKRILSNPYKAVEAWNKVAARSGIPPLNLDSLLWLIGWIPRAYKPEKARRLIAEKLASHLGVYADLIAAALTRRECK, from the coding sequence ATGGAGAACGCTGAGAGGATCGAGGAACTAGCCAGCATACTCGGGAAGATAGGACTTCAAAAAATACTACTCATAGAGGAAACCGATCCCCAGCTCCACGCGGTCACGAGAGTAGCAGGAACCCACACGACAGGATGGGCAGCGGCCACAGCAGCGCTCACAGCCCTAGTATCATACAGGCTCACAATGAAGGGAGAAGAATGGTGGGACTGCTACGCCAGACACTTCACGGAGACGCCCATGGGCAAGACACCGGTAGACGCTGCAAACGCGGTGATAGGCTTCCTAGAGAAGTGCCCAGGCGCAGCGATACAAAGGGAAGCCAAGAAGAAGAGGGTGCAAAGGGTGGTCCAAGGGGCCGGGACCGAGCTGGAGATCCTGCTCAGAGACCCGCACCGCATACTAAAGAGCGGGGCATGGCTGACACAGGCACTAGCCAGAGCCCTGAAACAAAAGACCTGGAACAAGACCATAGCCTTCGCCGCCAAAATGGCCTACTACTCGGTCAGAGGGTCCCTCAAGGAGCCACACCCGGCCCCATGGGATGTTCCGATGCCCATAGACCTGAGGATATCATGCATAACATACACCAGCGGGCTACTAGAGGCGTCCAGCTACAAGAGGATACTCTCAAACCCCTACAAGGCGGTAGAGGCCTGGAACAAGGTAGCGGCCAGATCAGGGATACCGCCGTTAAACCTAGACAGCCTACTATGGCTCATAGGATGGATACCCCGTGCCTACAAGCCCGAGAAGGCCAGGAGGCTCATAGCCGAGAAGCTAGCCAGCCACCTAGGAGTCTATGCAGATCTAATCGCCGCTGCACTAACACGCAGGGAATGCAAGTGA
- a CDS encoding S8 family serine peptidase: MSRSKVNVLLAILLIALMAVPPLTALASPLPNNAPSPNSIDDAVNQIISKYNAAGAKELKNGATIKLPKPVNLMLPKKAPGIEPIASVALNWNKLFLSEEVPKIPVKLGGQMRIPLITGDIVIVHTTIDGKIDSVSIAGQNGKPANYVYYQAIIDGRLYLFPKGVNLKKLDPELFDISYLASYGYTIENKLDSIPVIVKYNDNVKDLGLLVSSLQGLNAKVTHEFDKLDLVSARVPLNEARAFLKYVVNSDMIEKVYLDYKVTASLLQSVPMIGAPQVWSEGYNGSGVKIAILDTGIDKTHPMLQGKVVLEKSFVEYPDWEVNDTMDYFGHGTHVASTAAGKIWYVDVPVVGGTRVLINQTFDTPTFDAIQVFLDDYEENDIIYYAYNFTLVLSSNGSLVTVSGESDQVVGYPLNETYSYDLDGDNVTDLFASVYIWAYSSDDDTLGAIVKAHDATTGNWTVLVGYDHLGPGVAPGASLWNLKVLNSYGWGYTSWIINAIMFAALGPDGTPNTGDEANVISMSLGAAVPSDGTDPLSLAVDYASSLGVVSAIAAGNAGPGYRTVEIPGAAKTAITVGAATKDYRMAWFSSQGPTVDMRIKPTVVAPGVDITAALPGNSYASWSGTSMATPHVSGSAALLIQAYKQKYNMTLTPQQIKDLLVMTAMPLGYDPLVEGAGLVQVNKAADATILVDPAIDNFMLSLNESLNLSLSIENLEPVNKTVTINGIIYDFLTKAVVYNFTGSVTLGADETKPVQFTIPSTAFPAKGYYIAELYFVDGHSNKIYKGLYSISILNKLQVNLTYADGTPGSWETVIIFKKSYSTLTEAQLFSFMGYSDDNGTVSLYVNDGEYFILWIVDLSDEPTYVVKEVNVTSDTSVVLNSSDTQPLVYDAGMAASYWEDFYLLGWNDPYFSVVVGFIRYLGGATDNPVVYVSPTELMSQWRAKFVPEGYDVANSTYFYDMAILINKTQTPMTVTPDYDNAGYRITDYGTDGSPYWDSYVAQHVFLLDSFAPISISYFLPIDAPIRRIEVFTGNSIVSEFYIEWSKFIAFVDDFDKLIEPGDLVYWGYGLLPMQAPHVIDYSMYGLPGVIYTDLGMDALGNQLWFDYGHLTVWFNGTVIYDSDVDDFDVFTIPQTNGTLEISVFDYTYLDLSTYVDSDVVYKVVNGELYGLHRYLVLFQQDVLGGEILCDSTLNITGIVMVLDTSFSPVNASSLDVTITDHLGQDANVYLSQVDTGVYMFIAYLPSFNSIGPVDFTVEGSQGPVAYREETAYSAFNVSLLAVTVGPPGSGADYTSLSDAVAQASPYTVIMVFPGVYNDTGVVIDKPLWITGIDPENPPVINTTSAFVVSNTKDVILENMQIGTIMGGDSVPIGVEAANSTSQATAAIEIVNTTDAYLANLTVNAAPVDAISVSQSTVYMENVTAGNAASGAGLHAVASDVYVWNSMFHDSYWGILAADSSITAYNTAATNNAAEGITLIGGSTMSAAYVTATGNDVGIAVRGSSHADVYYFYAAGNTYFGLLTADSGTLYAKYGTVAGSLTGIGLFNTDPSATSVIEDVSVMDTGVYGVFTALESSLQLTNATIENAGNVAILAIENSMMQLTNVMVNGTSWIGLGAYGNSKVNAMYLAVYNTPWEAVLAAENSSVAIEYYHAKNIGRGLGLIGNAKVSLSEAYIEEPLYEGIIVTAQTTLDAYMVRIEAPGITGIHGYDNANITASYVTIENPAWAGVALFQSSTGSFNYLLVENSTGSGVILLDNAVGSFTNSTILSSTWGVSVWGNSIAYLDRVLIENSTWEGIAAFENTQVYADSSTLYHNRRGISVFGYATVYFNNGWIEGNSDWGAGVWDFGYIDAGSNYWGDPSGPYDPVLNPSGSGDALAGNTSMINYSPWLTSPPSGAPTPI, translated from the coding sequence ATGTCTCGATCGAAGGTAAACGTTCTACTAGCCATACTGCTCATAGCACTAATGGCTGTACCCCCGCTCACGGCACTAGCATCGCCACTGCCAAACAACGCGCCATCGCCTAACTCGATCGACGACGCGGTGAACCAGATAATCTCAAAGTACAATGCAGCCGGCGCGAAGGAGCTAAAGAATGGAGCCACTATCAAGCTACCCAAGCCCGTGAACCTAATGCTGCCAAAGAAGGCTCCAGGAATAGAGCCGATCGCCTCGGTAGCGCTAAACTGGAACAAGCTATTCCTCTCGGAGGAGGTCCCCAAGATACCTGTGAAGCTCGGGGGCCAGATGAGAATTCCATTGATAACCGGTGACATAGTAATAGTGCACACTACTATCGACGGGAAGATAGACAGTGTCAGCATTGCAGGGCAAAACGGGAAGCCCGCCAACTACGTCTACTACCAGGCCATCATTGACGGCAGGCTATACCTATTCCCCAAGGGCGTCAACCTGAAGAAGCTCGACCCAGAGCTTTTCGACATATCATACCTGGCCAGCTACGGGTACACTATCGAGAACAAGCTGGACAGCATACCCGTGATAGTAAAGTACAACGATAACGTGAAGGACCTAGGACTCCTCGTCAGCAGCCTACAAGGCTTGAACGCAAAAGTGACCCACGAATTCGACAAGCTAGACCTGGTATCCGCTAGGGTGCCCCTCAACGAGGCCAGGGCCTTCCTAAAGTATGTCGTCAACAGTGACATGATCGAGAAGGTCTACCTAGACTACAAGGTCACAGCATCCCTACTGCAGAGCGTGCCAATGATAGGAGCACCACAGGTATGGTCCGAGGGATACAACGGCTCCGGGGTCAAGATAGCAATACTAGACACTGGTATAGACAAGACCCACCCAATGCTCCAGGGCAAGGTAGTCCTTGAGAAGAGTTTCGTTGAGTATCCAGACTGGGAAGTCAACGATACCATGGACTACTTCGGCCACGGAACCCACGTCGCATCGACAGCGGCAGGCAAGATCTGGTACGTTGACGTGCCAGTGGTGGGAGGTACAAGGGTCCTGATAAACCAGACCTTCGACACGCCAACATTCGATGCAATCCAGGTATTCCTAGACGACTACGAGGAGAACGACATAATATACTACGCCTACAACTTCACGCTAGTCCTAAGCTCCAACGGGAGCCTAGTCACGGTATCAGGGGAGTCGGACCAGGTAGTGGGATATCCGCTCAACGAGACCTACAGCTACGACCTCGACGGCGATAACGTAACAGACCTATTCGCCTCAGTGTACATATGGGCGTACTCAAGCGACGACGACACACTAGGAGCGATAGTCAAAGCACACGACGCCACCACAGGAAACTGGACAGTCCTCGTAGGCTACGACCATCTAGGCCCAGGCGTGGCCCCAGGAGCAAGCCTATGGAACCTGAAGGTCCTCAACAGCTACGGCTGGGGCTATACCTCATGGATCATAAACGCGATAATGTTCGCTGCCCTAGGACCAGATGGCACCCCTAACACCGGCGACGAGGCCAATGTAATCAGCATGAGCCTCGGCGCTGCGGTGCCAAGCGACGGCACAGACCCGCTAAGCTTAGCAGTAGACTACGCTTCAAGCCTTGGAGTGGTCTCGGCGATAGCCGCTGGCAACGCCGGGCCAGGCTATAGGACTGTAGAGATACCTGGAGCAGCCAAGACAGCCATAACCGTGGGAGCCGCTACAAAGGACTATAGAATGGCCTGGTTCAGTAGCCAGGGCCCGACTGTTGATATGAGGATTAAGCCCACTGTAGTAGCCCCTGGCGTTGATATTACTGCTGCACTACCCGGTAACAGCTATGCCTCATGGTCTGGTACTAGTATGGCTACGCCGCACGTCTCAGGGAGCGCGGCACTACTAATACAAGCCTACAAACAGAAATACAACATGACGCTAACACCACAACAAATCAAAGACTTGCTTGTGATGACTGCGATGCCGTTAGGCTACGATCCGCTCGTTGAGGGCGCTGGGCTCGTACAGGTCAATAAGGCGGCTGACGCCACGATACTGGTCGACCCTGCAATAGACAACTTCATGCTGAGCCTAAACGAGAGCCTAAACCTATCGCTCTCCATAGAGAACCTTGAGCCCGTCAACAAGACCGTGACAATCAACGGAATAATCTACGACTTCCTAACCAAGGCAGTGGTCTATAACTTCACCGGATCAGTAACTCTGGGAGCAGACGAGACGAAGCCTGTGCAGTTCACCATACCCTCAACAGCCTTCCCAGCAAAGGGATACTACATCGCAGAACTATACTTCGTCGACGGGCACTCCAACAAGATATACAAGGGGCTCTACTCGATATCAATACTAAACAAGCTACAAGTCAACCTCACATACGCAGACGGAACACCAGGCTCCTGGGAGACAGTGATAATATTCAAGAAGAGCTACTCGACGCTCACAGAGGCACAGCTATTCTCATTCATGGGTTACTCAGATGACAATGGAACCGTCTCGCTATACGTGAACGATGGAGAATACTTCATACTCTGGATAGTCGACCTCAGCGACGAGCCAACATACGTAGTCAAGGAGGTCAACGTGACAAGCGATACAAGCGTGGTCCTAAACTCCTCAGACACACAGCCACTAGTCTACGACGCAGGCATGGCCGCATCCTACTGGGAGGACTTCTACCTGCTAGGATGGAACGACCCATACTTCTCAGTAGTAGTCGGATTCATCAGATACCTCGGAGGAGCAACCGATAACCCAGTAGTATACGTGTCCCCGACAGAGCTCATGAGCCAGTGGAGAGCCAAGTTCGTGCCGGAAGGCTACGACGTAGCCAACTCAACGTACTTCTACGACATGGCAATCCTAATAAACAAGACCCAGACCCCAATGACCGTGACCCCCGACTACGACAACGCTGGCTACAGGATAACAGACTACGGAACAGATGGAAGCCCATACTGGGACTCCTATGTGGCACAGCACGTATTCCTACTGGATAGCTTCGCCCCGATATCGATATCGTACTTCCTCCCGATAGACGCCCCGATAAGGAGGATCGAGGTCTTCACGGGCAACAGCATAGTATCCGAGTTCTACATCGAATGGAGCAAGTTCATAGCGTTCGTAGACGACTTCGACAAGCTGATCGAGCCCGGAGACCTAGTCTACTGGGGCTACGGCCTGCTACCAATGCAGGCGCCTCACGTGATCGACTACTCGATGTACGGCCTGCCCGGAGTGATATACACGGATCTCGGCATGGACGCCCTGGGCAACCAGCTCTGGTTCGACTATGGCCACCTGACCGTGTGGTTCAACGGGACCGTGATATACGATAGCGATGTAGATGACTTCGACGTGTTCACCATACCGCAGACCAACGGGACACTAGAGATATCGGTATTCGACTACACGTACCTAGACCTCTCCACATACGTAGACAGCGACGTCGTATACAAGGTGGTGAACGGAGAGCTCTACGGTCTACACAGGTACCTAGTGCTATTCCAGCAGGACGTGCTTGGAGGAGAGATACTCTGTGACTCGACACTAAACATAACCGGTATAGTAATGGTCCTAGACACCAGCTTCTCCCCAGTAAACGCGTCATCGCTAGATGTGACGATAACAGACCACCTAGGGCAAGACGCAAACGTCTACCTAAGCCAGGTAGACACCGGCGTCTACATGTTCATAGCATACCTGCCGAGCTTCAACTCGATCGGGCCAGTAGACTTCACTGTGGAGGGAAGCCAGGGCCCGGTAGCCTACAGGGAGGAGACAGCCTATAGCGCGTTCAACGTCTCACTCCTAGCCGTCACAGTAGGACCGCCGGGATCCGGAGCCGACTACACGTCCCTAAGCGATGCAGTAGCCCAGGCATCGCCATACACTGTCATAATGGTCTTCCCAGGAGTCTACAACGACACTGGCGTAGTGATAGACAAGCCGCTGTGGATAACCGGTATAGACCCGGAGAACCCGCCTGTAATCAACACGACGAGCGCCTTCGTAGTAAGCAACACCAAGGACGTGATACTAGAGAACATGCAGATCGGCACGATAATGGGAGGAGATAGCGTGCCAATAGGTGTTGAAGCCGCCAACTCGACATCGCAGGCTACAGCCGCGATAGAAATAGTCAACACCACCGACGCCTACCTGGCGAACCTCACAGTCAACGCGGCACCGGTAGACGCGATAAGCGTATCCCAGAGCACAGTCTACATGGAGAACGTCACAGCGGGCAACGCCGCCAGCGGAGCAGGCCTACACGCAGTCGCCTCAGACGTATACGTATGGAACTCGATGTTCCACGACAGCTACTGGGGCATACTAGCCGCTGACTCAAGCATAACAGCCTACAACACCGCCGCAACCAACAACGCCGCAGAAGGAATAACACTCATAGGAGGCTCCACCATGAGCGCAGCCTATGTAACCGCAACCGGCAACGACGTCGGCATAGCCGTTAGGGGAAGCTCGCACGCAGACGTATACTACTTCTACGCCGCTGGTAACACCTACTTCGGCCTCCTAACAGCAGACTCAGGCACTCTATACGCCAAGTACGGCACAGTAGCGGGAAGCCTAACCGGTATAGGGCTATTCAACACAGACCCCTCGGCGACCAGCGTCATAGAGGACGTATCGGTGATGGACACTGGCGTATACGGAGTCTTCACAGCGCTAGAGTCAAGCCTACAGCTAACCAATGCAACCATAGAGAACGCTGGAAACGTCGCGATACTAGCCATTGAGAACTCCATGATGCAGCTGACCAACGTCATGGTGAACGGCACCAGCTGGATAGGGCTAGGAGCCTACGGCAACTCCAAGGTCAATGCCATGTACCTGGCAGTCTATAACACTCCATGGGAGGCAGTGCTTGCAGCCGAGAACTCAAGCGTAGCCATTGAATACTACCACGCCAAGAACATCGGCAGAGGCCTGGGACTAATAGGCAACGCCAAGGTAAGCCTCTCAGAGGCCTACATAGAGGAGCCGCTCTACGAGGGAATCATAGTAACAGCCCAGACCACGCTAGACGCGTACATGGTTAGGATAGAGGCGCCTGGAATAACAGGTATACACGGCTACGACAACGCCAACATAACGGCGTCCTATGTGACGATAGAGAACCCGGCGTGGGCTGGAGTAGCGCTATTCCAGTCCTCCACGGGCAGCTTCAACTACCTGCTAGTAGAGAACAGTACTGGCTCTGGAGTGATACTACTAGACAACGCTGTCGGCAGCTTCACCAACTCAACGATACTCTCAAGCACATGGGGCGTCTCAGTCTGGGGCAACTCCATAGCGTACCTAGACAGGGTGCTGATAGAGAACAGCACATGGGAGGGAATAGCAGCCTTCGAGAACACCCAGGTATACGCTGACTCCTCGACGCTATACCACAACAGGAGGGGAATAAGCGTATTCGGATACGCAACGGTATACTTCAACAACGGCTGGATCGAGGGCAACAGCGACTGGGGAGCCGGAGTCTGGGACTTCGGCTACATAGACGCCGGGTCCAACTACTGGGGAGACCCGAGCGGTCCATACGATCCAGTACTCAACCCATCCGGTAGCGGAGACGCGCTAGCCGGCAACACCAGCATGATCAACTACTCGCCATGGCTAACCTCACCGCCAAGCGGAGCGCCAACACCAATATAG
- a CDS encoding deoxyuridine 5'-triphosphate nucleotidohydrolase, whose amino-acid sequence MAREFVPSADERQVQPAGVDLRVESIEVLKGSGFIGEEKKIPDGEEVKPTPRGWVLAPGAYRVRFRDIVRVPPDAIGLCFPRSSLLRMGATVSCAVWDPGYVGKGQALLVVFNDGGIVVEKDARLAQIVFVKLVEAAKVLYRGTYYGEGLEG is encoded by the coding sequence TTGGCGAGGGAATTCGTGCCCAGTGCCGATGAGCGGCAGGTGCAACCTGCTGGCGTGGACTTGAGAGTCGAGTCCATCGAGGTCTTGAAGGGTTCCGGGTTTATCGGGGAGGAGAAGAAGATACCCGATGGCGAGGAGGTGAAGCCCACTCCCAGGGGCTGGGTTCTAGCGCCTGGAGCCTATAGGGTGCGCTTTAGGGATATCGTGAGGGTCCCTCCAGATGCCATAGGGCTTTGCTTCCCTAGGAGTAGCTTGCTTAGAATGGGCGCCACAGTCTCGTGTGCTGTGTGGGATCCGGGGTATGTGGGTAAGGGACAGGCCCTCCTAGTAGTATTCAATGATGGGGGAATTGTTGTGGAGAAGGATGCTAGGCTCGCGCAGATAGTGTTTGTGAAGCTCGTCGAAGCGGCTAAGGTATTGTATAGGGGCACGTATTATGGCGAGGGTCTAGAGGGCTAG